Genomic DNA from Gemmatimonadota bacterium:
TGTATCCGCATCGCGCGTTCTCTGAAGGCGCGCTCACCCGGGATCAAAATTTCGGTTACGCCATCTGCGGGCATTGAGTTTTTAATGGTGTAGATGACTTCGCTAATTCCCGATTGAAAGATGTCCATCCCCAAAAAAATTGAGGGATCAATGGCCAGCATGAAAATCCCGTAATTTTTTCCCATTTCAGGTACGGGTGCAGCATTGAGCAAGATGCCGGAAAAGATTTGAATCATTACACTCAAAGCGTATCCTTTGTGTTCGCCAAAGGGCAATGCCCCACCCGCGCGCGCTTGCTCGGGGTCGGTGGTCGGCTTGCCATCTGGTCCCAGTGCGCGTCCTGGGGGAATTTCTTTGCCGTCTTTGAGTGCCACCAATATTTCGCCATTGGTGATTGCCGCGCACGAAAAATCGACCAGTACTTGACCTTCTGCTGAGGGAAATCCCGCTGCGATAGGATTTGTACCAAGTATGGGCTGCTGCCCGCCCCAGGGGACAATGCGCGGGCCTGTGTTGCACATAACCAGTCCTATCAGGCCCGCATCGGCTATCATAGAGGCGTAATAGCCCAGCATCCCACTGTGGCTCGTATCGCGCGCACCCACAACGCCCACCCCACTCTGTTTGGCTTTGTCAATCGCGGCGCAGGCACACCGATGTGCTACCAGATAGCCCAGATTATCTCGTCCATTGATGAGGGTATAAGCTGGCGCATCTTTTTCTACGACCATGGGCAATTGGGTACCTTGAGATACGCGTTCGGCAATGCCGGATAGGCGAATCATCCCATGTGTTGGGCGTCCGCGCAATTCGGCTTCGATCAAAATATCTGTCACAATATGCGCGTCAGGTGCGTCGAGTCCGCGATCGGTCAGGATAGATTGGCACAACGCACGCAAATTTTCGACTTTGACGTTCATGAAGATGATGACCTCCTGAAAGGAATAAGTGTCACAATATCTATTGACAATATATATTCATGTTATTACATGAGAAAAACCAATTGGGCAGTCACAGAGGCACTGCCCCTAAAATTTTATGTGAGGACCCCAATGTCCGAGCCACAAATTTATACTCTCGAAAACGGCATTCGCGTGGTTGTCGAACCCATGCCAGGTGCGCAATCGGCTGTTGTTGCGTTCCGTTTTACGTTTGGCGCAAAAGACGATCCCAACGACAGATTGGGCATTACGCGCATTGCAGAAGATGTTCTCTTTAAGGGTACGCCCAGGAACGACGCACGCGCCATATTTGACGCTTTTGACGGTCTTGGGATAAGGCGCAGTTCTTCGACTTCCGTCGAATACACCTCTTTTCTCGCGCAAGTCCTGCCCGACAAATTCAAACCCGCACTTGAACTTTATGCCGAACTTTTTCGCAGTGCATCTTTTCCCAGTGATCAGGTCGAGATCGCCAAGACCATCACGCTTGAGGAACTCAAACGCATGGAGGACAACCCCATACAACAGGCCATGTATATGACCTATAAGGCAGGGCTTGGTTCACCTATGGGCAGGATTCCTCTTGGAGAACCCGATACAGTGTCGGCTATTGTACCTGCGGGCGTTCGCCGCCATTGGGATGCACATTGCAGGCCAGGCCATTTGCTCATTGGGGTTGCAGGCGGCCTGGATGCGGAAACTGTAATCGAGACTGTTGGTGATGTTTTTGGCGGATGGGCAGGTAAAGCACCAGATAGCGGAGAGTCTCATCCCATTTCTGTTGCCGATCGCAGTGTACATCGCGAAAAGCCATCAGAGCAAGCCCATATTTGTCTGCTCTCTTGCGGTGTTCCACGAGGCCACGGTCTCTATTACGCGGGTCAACTCGTCATTGCCATTCTTTCCGGCGGCGGATCGAGCCGATTATTTACAGAGGTCCGCGAAAAACGCGGCCTGGCTTATAGTGTGTCGGCTTTTTATCAGGCATACCGCGGTGGCGGTCTGATGGCGGTTTATGCAGGCACAACTGCTGATCGCGCCCAGGAGACTCTGGATGTCTGCCAATCAGAGCTTGCGCGATTGCGCCGCGATGTCACTGCCGAAGAACTCGTCCGAGCCAAGACAGTACTCAAGGGCCGCCTTTTTACCATTGGCGATTTGCCCGAGGGCCGCGCTGGAGGTATTATTGAAGATTTATTTCTCGAGGGCCGCGTGCGAACAATTGACGAAATCGCCGCTGGCATTGATGCCGTTACCCTCGATCAGATTCCGCAATATATTGAGACTTTTCCCCCAAGACCTGGTACATTGCTGGTTTTAGGACCTCGATCGTTGGAGGGCTAAGAGGATCATTCAATTCTCACAGGAGCAATTTATGGCAACAATCGATGCAATACAATATTCGACACCAACCGATGAAGAGCGCGCTTTTTACGATGAAAATGGGTATATCGTGATTAAAAATGCCATTGAGCCCATCGGTTTGGATCGGGTGCGACGGGCGTTTGACCGCCGCGAGTCAGAGACGCTCGCAGAGCGGGAAGAAGAACTCCGGCTCGGCAAGTTCCGAAATGGCTATGGCAATGGGCCTCACGCGCATACTATTCGCCCGGATTTTGATACAGATGAGACCATTCTCGATCTGGCCAATAATCCCAGTGTTATTCCCTATGTCGAAAATATCGTCGGCCCGGATTATCAGGTGATGGAGATGCTCTATCACAATCACCATGCGGGTACTGCTGCACACACGAACTGGCACCGAGACTGGCCGCCCTGGACGCACCCGCAATATACGCTCAAGATTAAAGTTTTTTATTTTGTCGACGATCAGACCGAAGACATGGGATGCTTTTCACTGGTGCCTGGTACGCATACGAATTCGGATTATCCTCCCAAAGAAGAATATTCGGGAGATGCCCTGGAAACCATGCCCAATATGAGGAAGATGACTCTCAATGCCGGCGATGCCGTGCTGTGGAACGTGGTCTGCTGGCATACGGGATGTGCCAATACCAGTGCGATGGATCGGCGCATCGTTATTTATGGCTATATGCCCTTTTTTGTGAAAAAGTGGATCGCGAGTCCACCGCCGCAAAGCATTGTCAATTGGGCCGATACGCCCCAAAAACGACAACTGATGGGTATTCACTGTGTCGCCGGCAGACGCAGTTGGGATCGCTCTGATGTGCCCTATCTGCCCGAACACGAAGCTATTGCAATGGCGAAGAGTTTATAAGCTATCAGCTTTTACGTCTCACCGCTTTCTTCAGGAGCAACTCATGTCTTCACCGTTTTCCACGCATACCCTCGACAATGGTCTCACGCTTGTTTTTGAAACGATTCCGCGCATTCGTTCGGCTGCGCTGGGTTTTTTTGCCCAGACGGGATCGCGCGACGAAGCTCCCGATCTGTTGGGGATTTCACATTTTCTCGAACACATGTGTTTCAAGGGGACGCCCAGGCGCGACTGGCGGCAACTTTCGCTTGATGTCGATGATCTGGGCGCTATGTGGAATGCCTACACCTGGTGGGAAGGTACGGCCTATTTCCATTGGGTGCAAAGCGATCGCGCGACGGATTCTATCGAGATTCTCAGCGATATGATGCGCGCCAATTTGCCATCTGATGAGTTTGATATGGAAAAGAAGGTTATTCTCGAAGAGATTGCGATGTATCACGACCAGCCCGATGCGCTCATTATTGACGATCTCATTCAAGAGGCTTTTGGCACTCATCCCTTAGGGCAGAGTGTGCTGGGCACAGAGGATACGGTGAAGTCTATTACCCGCGATTTGATGGCTGAGTATCACCAGCGGCGCTATGGTCCCAATAATCTCACGTTTGTCATTACAGGTGCGTTTGATCGCGATGAGATTATTCGCGCGGTTGAGGCACATTGCGGAGGCTGGCAGGTGTCTGATCATGGTCGCGAGCAATCTATTCCGACTTTTCACGCTTCAAATCGCGTTGTGCAACGCGATGGTGTGGCGCGCGAACATATCGCGC
This window encodes:
- a CDS encoding Ldh family oxidoreductase, whose protein sequence is MNVKVENLRALCQSILTDRGLDAPDAHIVTDILIEAELRGRPTHGMIRLSGIAERVSQGTQLPMVVEKDAPAYTLINGRDNLGYLVAHRCACAAIDKAKQSGVGVVGARDTSHSGMLGYYASMIADAGLIGLVMCNTGPRIVPWGGQQPILGTNPIAAGFPSAEGQVLVDFSCAAITNGEILVALKDGKEIPPGRALGPDGKPTTDPEQARAGGALPFGEHKGYALSVMIQIFSGILLNAAPVPEMGKNYGIFMLAIDPSIFLGMDIFQSGISEVIYTIKNSMPADGVTEILIPGERAFRERAMRIQSGVDIDDELMEELQQLA
- a CDS encoding insulinase family protein, which produces MSPADAVGIALMCPICPNTKLLQWRRVYKLSAFTSHRFLQEQLMSSPFSTHTLDNGLTLVFETIPRIRSAALGFFAQTGSRDEAPDLLGISHFLEHMCFKGTPRRDWRQLSLDVDDLGAMWNAYTWWEGTAYFHWVQSDRATDSIEILSDMMRANLPSDEFDMEKKVILEEIAMYHDQPDALIIDDLIQEAFGTHPLGQSVLGTEDTVKSITRDLMAEYHQRRYGPNNLTFVITGAFDRDEIIRAVEAHCGGWQVSDHGREQSIPTFHASNRVVQRDGVAREHIALALPAPPSSDDHAATADLLSTYLGASTNSRLYWSVIQQGLADEASAEYINFSDAGLFYVYLSVDPQNASQVLDIVRREMADLKNGIDSDALQRAKTKQATGIICSGENGLSRFSQIVGSLSTSTPLKTLEEERAEIDAVTPERIADYLEQYPLDADPALVALGPMAELD
- a CDS encoding insulinase family protein translates to MRVRCVESAIGQDRLAQRTQIFDFDVHEDDDLLKGISVTISIDNIYSCYYMRKTNWAVTEALPLKFYVRTPMSEPQIYTLENGIRVVVEPMPGAQSAVVAFRFTFGAKDDPNDRLGITRIAEDVLFKGTPRNDARAIFDAFDGLGIRRSSSTSVEYTSFLAQVLPDKFKPALELYAELFRSASFPSDQVEIAKTITLEELKRMEDNPIQQAMYMTYKAGLGSPMGRIPLGEPDTVSAIVPAGVRRHWDAHCRPGHLLIGVAGGLDAETVIETVGDVFGGWAGKAPDSGESHPISVADRSVHREKPSEQAHICLLSCGVPRGHGLYYAGQLVIAILSGGGSSRLFTEVREKRGLAYSVSAFYQAYRGGGLMAVYAGTTADRAQETLDVCQSELARLRRDVTAEELVRAKTVLKGRLFTIGDLPEGRAGGIIEDLFLEGRVRTIDEIAAGIDAVTLDQIPQYIETFPPRPGTLLVLGPRSLEG